One Rhodoferax ferrireducens T118 DNA segment encodes these proteins:
- a CDS encoding flagellar hook-length control protein FliK, with amino-acid sequence MSVESSSTASSPKILGAVESSSAKDKGKVKSGEKPDDVPGGFLALITALDSDTDVSAEVSVATTAPDADPALLLAQAGATGAVRAVGAGGATGTVGVGAVGAKAGVANEPLAQTTLPTSGRASSAASLLNLEPGNPKQAVDAMLEQAAQTSPAWSTKGKGAGFQSAVSATVADARAVQQAGRADSAASEPALSGTLLSGEGALLSSEIGDALLKPVQRSANKFSGLSANAGMEGAWGHQALLAGNRVNTSVALASPSMQSLGPAVADTVSYWVTQGVQNAELKLDGLGGESVEVKISLKGDQAHIGFRTDQPEIRQMLEGALAHLRDALKSEGLVLSGVSVGASGQDGSGAQEQRNPPGIRQAGQANLITTEQLPTPGQQRVNLTVGRALDLFV; translated from the coding sequence ATGAGCGTTGAATCAAGCAGCACGGCCAGCAGTCCCAAAATACTGGGGGCAGTAGAAAGCAGCAGCGCCAAGGACAAAGGCAAAGTGAAGTCAGGGGAGAAACCTGATGATGTTCCGGGTGGTTTTCTGGCGCTGATAACGGCTCTCGATTCGGATACCGATGTGAGCGCGGAGGTGAGCGTGGCGACGACAGCCCCGGATGCCGATCCTGCCCTGTTATTGGCGCAAGCTGGTGCAACTGGTGCCGTTCGTGCCGTTGGTGCCGGTGGTGCAACTGGTACCGTTGGTGTTGGTGCGGTAGGAGCGAAGGCGGGTGTTGCCAATGAACCGCTTGCACAAACAACGTTACCAACGAGTGGGCGGGCTTCATCCGCAGCCTCTCTTTTGAACCTGGAGCCAGGCAACCCCAAGCAGGCAGTTGATGCGATGCTGGAGCAGGCGGCGCAGACCTCGCCCGCCTGGTCCACCAAGGGCAAGGGTGCCGGGTTTCAGTCGGCTGTCAGCGCCACCGTAGCGGACGCGCGGGCAGTGCAGCAGGCCGGGCGCGCGGACTCGGCTGCGAGCGAGCCCGCGTTGTCGGGGACGCTGCTGAGCGGCGAGGGTGCACTGCTCAGCAGCGAAATAGGTGACGCCTTGCTCAAGCCAGTGCAGCGCTCTGCCAACAAGTTTTCGGGGCTGTCGGCCAACGCTGGCATGGAGGGGGCATGGGGGCATCAAGCCCTGCTGGCGGGAAACCGTGTCAATACGTCTGTTGCGCTGGCCAGTCCGTCGATGCAGTCGCTTGGGCCGGCGGTGGCAGATACGGTGAGCTATTGGGTGACGCAAGGGGTTCAAAACGCCGAGTTGAAGCTTGATGGCTTGGGTGGTGAAAGCGTTGAGGTGAAAATATCGCTCAAGGGCGATCAGGCGCACATTGGTTTTCGCACGGACCAGCCCGAGATTCGTCAGATGCTCGAAGGGGCGCTTGCCCACCTGAGGGACGCCTTGAAGAGCGAAGGTCTGGTGCTGTCTGGGGTTTCGGTAGGCGCATCCGGCCAGGATGGCTCGGGAGCGCAGGAGCAGCGCAATCCCCCCGGCATCCGTCAAGCCGGCCAGGCCAACCTGATAACGACGGAGCAGCTACCGACGCCAGGCCAGCAGCGAGTTAATCTGACGGTGGGTCGGGCGCTGGATCTTTTTGTGTGA